The sequence below is a genomic window from Streptomyces sp. NBC_00582.
TCCCAGCCGACCGCTCCCCCGGACAACGTCGTCCTCCTGCCCGCCGCCCGGTTCGCCTCCCTCACCCACGGAGCCACCGACGTCACCACCCAGATCCACGTGGCCCGCGACGCGAGACTGCCAGCCGACCCGGCCGCCGCCTTCTCCTCCGTGACGGGTGCCGCACACAACCTGGAGGCCAAGTCGGCCGGTTCCGCGCTCGTCGGCAACAACCTCGGCGCGGCCCTCGACTCCGCCCGCCAGGACGCCCTCTACGCCCAGATCCTCTTCCTCTTCCTCGGCGTCCCCGGCGCCGTCCTGGCCGCCGCCCTGACGGTGGCGGTCGCCTCGGCCGGCAGCGAACGGCGCCGCAGGGAGCAGGGCCTGCTGCGGCTGCGCGGGCTACGTCCCCGCCAGATCACCGCGCTCGCGGGCCTGGAGGCCGCACTGGTAGGCGCCGGCGGCGGCCTCGCGGGTCTCGGGCTCGCCGCTCTGACCGGCCGCCTCGCCTTCGGCGCCGCCTCCTTCGGGGCGGGCGCGGACACCTGGGCTCTCTGGTACGCCGTCGCTTTCGTCCTCGGCGTGGCCGTGGCCGCCGCCGCCGTGCTCGTGCCCGCCCTGCGGGATCTGCGCACGGTGACCGTCGCCGACACCGGGCGGGAGCCGCGCGGGTCGCGTTCGCCCTGGTGGCTGCGGTACGGCCTGGACTTCGCGCTGCTGACCGGCTCCTGGCTGGTCTTCCGCGCCTCCTCCGGCAACCAGTACGCCCTCGTCCTGGCCCCGGAGGGCGTGCCCAGCGTCTCCGTCTCCTACTGGGCGTTCCTCGGCCCGGCCCTGCTGTGGCTGGGCGCGGCCCTGCTGCTGTGGCGACTGACCCTGCTGGTCCTCGCCCACGGCCGACCAGCCCTGGCCCGCCTCGCCCGACCGCTGACCGCGACCCTCGCCACGACCACGGCGGCCGTGCTGTCCCGCCGCCGGCGTCCGCTGGCCCGCTCCGTGGTACTGCTCGCCCTCGCCGTGTCGTTCGCGATCTCCACAGCCGTCTTCAACTCCACCTACCGTCAGCAGTCCGAGGTCGACGCCCGCCTCACCAACGGCGCGGACGTCACCGTCACCGAACCGCCCGGCGCCCGGGTCCGCCCGGGCGCGGCCGACACGCTGAAGGTCTCCGGCGTCCGGCACATCGAGCCTCTCCAGCACCGCTACGCCTACGTCGGCGCCGACCTCCAGGACCTCTACGGCGTCCGGCCCGCCACCGTCGCGAAGGCGACCTCGCTCCAGGACGCCTACTTCTCGGGCGGCACGGCCGCGCAACTGATGCGCCGGCTCGCCCAGCGCCCCGACAACCTGCTGGTCAGTGCGGAGACCGTGCACGACTTCCAGCTCTCCCCCGGCGACACCGTCAACCTCCGGGTCCAGGACGCCCGTACGAAGGCCCTGAGCACTGTGCCCTTCCACTATGCCGGGATCGTCAAGGAGTTCCCGACCGCGCCGCAGGACAGCTTCTTCGTCGCCAACGCCGCCTATGTGGCGAGGGCGACCGGCAGCGACGCGGTCGGCGCCTTCCTGCTCGACACGGGCGGCAGCCACCAGCAGCAGATCGCCGCACATCTGCGCCGGCAGCTGGGCACCGGCGCCACGGTCACCGACCTCACGCAGACGCGCGGCACGGTCGGCACCAGTCTGACTTCCGTCGACCTGGCCGGA
It includes:
- a CDS encoding FtsX-like permease family protein → MITAWAGGLARHRIGRLLAAVAGIALAVALVAALGSFLTASKATMTQRAVRSVAVDWQVEIQPGADSNAVRSLVQAAGGTRAALPVGFARTTGFTATVGGSTQTTGPGVALGLPADYRSHFPDELRTLSGSGTGVLLAQQTASNLHAAPGDTIGVRLPGAGLRQVRVDGVVDLPQADSLFQKIGAPTQSQPTAPPDNVVLLPAARFASLTHGATDVTTQIHVARDARLPADPAAAFSSVTGAAHNLEAKSAGSALVGNNLGAALDSARQDALYAQILFLFLGVPGAVLAAALTVAVASAGSERRRREQGLLRLRGLRPRQITALAGLEAALVGAGGGLAGLGLAALTGRLAFGAASFGAGADTWALWYAVAFVLGVAVAAAAVLVPALRDLRTVTVADTGREPRGSRSPWWLRYGLDFALLTGSWLVFRASSGNQYALVLAPEGVPSVSVSYWAFLGPALLWLGAALLLWRLTLLVLAHGRPALARLARPLTATLATTTAAVLSRRRRPLARSVVLLALAVSFAISTAVFNSTYRQQSEVDARLTNGADVTVTEPPGARVRPGAADTLKVSGVRHIEPLQHRYAYVGADLQDLYGVRPATVAKATSLQDAYFSGGTAAQLMRRLAQRPDNLLVSAETVHDFQLSPGDTVNLRVQDARTKALSTVPFHYAGIVKEFPTAPQDSFFVANAAYVARATGSDAVGAFLLDTGGSHQQQIAAHLRRQLGTGATVTDLTQTRGTVGTSLTSVDLAGLTRIELAFAVLLAAGAGGLVLALGLAERRRTFAVATVLGAKSGQLRGMVLTEALLLAAGGLAGGALIGWALSEMLVKVLTGVFDPPPAGLAVPGGYLALTAGAAVAAVLAAALNGIRSAGRPAVEELRDL